The following coding sequences lie in one Benincasa hispida cultivar B227 chromosome 6, ASM972705v1, whole genome shotgun sequence genomic window:
- the LOC120080540 gene encoding stress-induced protein KIN2-like has protein sequence MDNSQKMSYHAGEAKGQAQEKVSNMMDKANDAAQSTKESMQEAGQQIKAKAQGAAEAVKDAVNK, from the exons ATGGATAATTCCCAAAAGATGAGCTACCATGCTGGAGAAGCCAAGGGTCAAGCTCAG GAGAAGGTGAGCAATATGATGGATAAGGCAAACGATGCAGCCCAGTCGACTAAGGAATCAATGCAAGAAGCAGGACAACAGATAAAGGCCAAAGCACAAGGAGCCGCTGAAGCTGTTAAGGATGCAGTTAACAAATGA